The Phragmites australis chromosome 15, lpPhrAust1.1, whole genome shotgun sequence genome window below encodes:
- the LOC133892088 gene encoding probable transcriptional regulator RABBIT EARS — protein MEGGFNKAGSPEASGEGSRRAPAGAYYECSFCKRGFTNAQALGGHMNIHRKDRSGGKSGTAPPDAPGWQQDDSGGARTYGRDVHLGLSLGRNEDSRAGVDLELRLGSYPYN, from the coding sequence ATGGAAGGTGGCTTCAACAAGGCTGGTTCACCGGAGGCGTCCGGCGAGGGCTCGAGGCGGGCGCCCGCAGGGGCCTACTACGAGTGCTCCTTCTGCAAGAGGGGGTTCACCAACGCGCAGGCGCTCGGCGGCCACATGAACATCCACCGGAAGGACCGTAGCGGCGGCAAGTCCgggacggcgccgccggacgcTCCGGGGTGGCAGCAAGATGACTCTGGCGGCGCCCGGACGTACGGAAGGGATGTGCACCTGGGGCTCTCTCTGGGGAGGAACGAGGATAGCAGGGCTGGCGTTGACTTGGAGCTCAGGCTTGGGAGCTATCCTTATAACTAG